The Saccharopolyspora gloriosae genome window below encodes:
- a CDS encoding RidA family protein — protein sequence MDRVNPPELARPSGFSHAVVAEGRVVLLAGQTGTDAEGRIVDAGVLDQFDRALANLVAALRAAGGSPDDLAQLTIYLVDVEAYRAVGREVGAVWKRHVGAHYPATAAVGVTRLWDRAALVELQGIAVLDVEPRNP from the coding sequence ATGGACCGCGTGAATCCTCCCGAGCTGGCCCGGCCCTCGGGCTTCAGCCACGCCGTCGTGGCCGAGGGCCGGGTGGTGCTGCTGGCCGGGCAGACCGGGACCGACGCCGAAGGGCGCATCGTCGACGCGGGTGTCCTCGACCAGTTCGACCGCGCGCTGGCCAACTTGGTGGCGGCGCTGCGCGCCGCGGGCGGATCTCCTGACGATCTGGCCCAGCTGACGATCTACCTGGTCGACGTCGAGGCGTACCGGGCCGTCGGCCGCGAGGTGGGGGCGGTCTGGAAACGGCACGTCGGCGCGCACTACCCGGCGACCGCGGCGGTCGGGGTGACCCGGTTGTGGGATCGCGCGGCCCTGGTCGAACTGCAAGGAATCGCCGTGCTCGACGTCGAGCCGCGGAACCCGTAG
- the ilvC gene encoding ketol-acid reductoisomerase yields MTRPTNDATVHYADEGRIPLLPDRRVAVLGYGSQGRAHAHNLRDSGIAVRVGLRPDSARVASAREEGFTVTDTGSAAEWADVIVMLVPDTLAPAVFTESVEPNLAPGDALVFAHGFAVHHGLITASDEVDVVMVAPKAPGRDVRASFEHGHGCPALVAVAQDATGTASSLALDYADALGATRAGALETTFAEETETDLFGEQAVLVGGVTELIKTAFEVLVDAGYQPESAYFECLHELKLTVDLIQRHGLAAMTDHISDTAEYGGYSRGPRVIDAHVRASMEAVLDDIRSGGFASEWVAEDRGGRPHFRSARATARAHAIEAVGAPLRRMTGGSATS; encoded by the coding sequence ATGACCCGCCCGACGAACGACGCGACCGTGCACTACGCGGACGAGGGGCGGATTCCCCTGCTGCCCGACCGCCGCGTCGCGGTGCTGGGCTACGGCTCGCAAGGCCGCGCGCACGCGCACAACCTCCGCGACTCCGGGATCGCAGTCCGAGTCGGGCTCCGGCCGGACTCGGCTCGCGTGGCCAGCGCCCGCGAAGAGGGCTTCACGGTGACCGACACCGGGTCGGCCGCCGAGTGGGCCGATGTGATCGTCATGCTGGTTCCGGACACCCTCGCGCCCGCGGTGTTCACCGAGTCGGTGGAGCCGAACCTGGCACCCGGCGACGCGCTCGTCTTCGCCCACGGGTTCGCCGTGCACCACGGCCTGATCACCGCATCGGACGAGGTCGACGTGGTCATGGTGGCCCCGAAGGCACCCGGCCGGGACGTGCGGGCGAGCTTCGAGCACGGCCACGGCTGCCCGGCGCTGGTCGCCGTGGCGCAGGACGCCACCGGCACCGCGTCCTCGCTCGCCCTGGACTACGCCGACGCGCTGGGCGCGACCCGGGCCGGGGCGTTGGAGACGACCTTCGCCGAGGAGACCGAGACCGATCTGTTCGGCGAGCAGGCCGTGCTGGTCGGCGGGGTCACGGAACTGATCAAGACTGCCTTCGAGGTGCTGGTCGACGCCGGGTACCAGCCGGAGTCGGCGTACTTCGAATGCCTCCACGAGCTCAAGCTGACCGTCGATCTGATCCAGCGGCACGGTCTGGCCGCCATGACCGACCACATCTCCGACACCGCCGAGTACGGCGGCTACAGCCGGGGTCCGCGCGTGATCGACGCGCACGTCCGCGCATCGATGGAGGCCGTGCTCGACGACATCAGGTCCGGCGGGTTCGCCTCGGAGTGGGTGGCCGAGGACCGGGGCGGTCGCCCGCACTTCCGGTCGGCGCGGGCCACCGCGAGGGCGCACGCGATCGAGGCGGTGGGGGCACCGCTGCGCCGGATGACCGGCGGCTCGGCCACCTCCTGA
- a CDS encoding enoyl-CoA hydratase/isomerase family protein encodes MARVPQQDRPAEASTITYTRREGQAIIAIDRPKALNSLNFLAFQEIQDALRVAERDDSVAVIVITGTGSKAFCAGADLHEHWELCQRPRDYVPWVREFIAMQTAIVRCGKPTIARLNGLVVGAGNELALACDLAIAGDDVVIREVGPLVGSVSGIGVTQWLPLMIGDRRAREVVLLSEDLPAATAHDWGLINKVVPAAELDSAVDAAARRLTDTFPESLRFTRALVNQAKEAAWASSAALAGEWLAIHSGSVETRRGMGSFIEKRPVDHAELRERAARDESPEFPHGPPVGSCPSCGTADLPATFRWCGACGAELAAS; translated from the coding sequence ATGGCGCGCGTACCGCAGCAGGATCGACCCGCCGAGGCGAGCACGATCACCTACACCCGGCGCGAGGGGCAGGCGATCATCGCGATCGACCGCCCGAAAGCCCTCAACAGCCTCAACTTCCTCGCCTTCCAGGAGATCCAGGACGCGCTGCGGGTGGCCGAGCGGGACGACTCGGTCGCCGTCATCGTGATCACCGGCACCGGGAGCAAGGCGTTCTGCGCGGGCGCCGACCTGCACGAGCACTGGGAGCTGTGCCAGCGCCCGCGCGACTACGTCCCGTGGGTGCGCGAGTTCATCGCCATGCAGACGGCCATCGTGCGCTGCGGCAAGCCGACGATCGCCCGGCTCAACGGCCTGGTGGTCGGCGCCGGGAACGAGCTGGCCCTCGCCTGCGATCTCGCGATCGCCGGCGACGACGTCGTGATCCGGGAAGTGGGGCCTCTGGTCGGCAGCGTCTCCGGCATCGGCGTCACGCAGTGGCTGCCGCTGATGATCGGCGACCGGCGCGCCCGCGAGGTCGTCCTGCTCTCCGAAGACCTCCCGGCCGCGACGGCGCACGACTGGGGATTGATCAACAAGGTCGTTCCGGCGGCGGAGCTGGACTCCGCCGTCGACGCCGCGGCGCGACGGCTCACCGACACCTTCCCGGAATCCCTCCGGTTCACCCGCGCACTGGTCAACCAGGCCAAGGAAGCGGCGTGGGCGTCGAGCGCCGCGCTCGCAGGCGAGTGGCTGGCGATCCACAGCGGGTCCGTCGAGACCCGTCGGGGCATGGGGTCGTTCATCGAGAAGCGTCCCGTCGACCACGCGGAACTGCGGGAGCGGGCGGCCCGGGACGAGTCGCCGGAGTTCCCGCACGGACCGCCCGTCGGATCGTGCCCCAGCTGCGGGACCGCGGACCTGCCCGCGACGTTCCGGTGGTGCGGGGCGTGCGGCGCGGAACTGGCCGCGAGCTGA
- a CDS encoding acyl-CoA dehydrogenase family protein, with protein MDGDVLAELALGCLSAEREGTAEWPAGAAVAGWLRARLAPDALPGTVATGTGGRFDVVAVSPPDVLLERREPGAGWVLRPVGSAEGTELTDPSVRRWRGSVEPDAPAEPALLPGDAAERLAVVDDIAVAAALVGVADRSLGLAVAHARERTQFGRPIASFQSVAHRLADMYCAVELARSGVLLAAATGAATDARLSRRLAVTTAPDVAISAVHLHGAIGLTGEVAVHTALRRALVLRALPPHPDHVLDALRGDLQDLAERARRTTSIPGAQP; from the coding sequence GTGGACGGTGATGTGCTCGCCGAACTCGCGCTCGGCTGCCTCTCCGCGGAGCGGGAGGGGACGGCGGAGTGGCCGGCCGGTGCGGCCGTCGCCGGGTGGCTCCGGGCGCGGCTGGCCCCGGACGCCCTCCCGGGCACCGTCGCCACCGGAACCGGCGGGCGGTTCGACGTCGTCGCGGTCTCGCCGCCGGACGTGCTGCTCGAACGCCGCGAACCCGGCGCGGGGTGGGTGCTGCGCCCGGTCGGGTCCGCCGAGGGCACCGAGCTCACCGACCCCTCGGTCCGCCGGTGGCGGGGCTCGGTGGAACCGGACGCCCCGGCCGAACCCGCCCTCCTGCCCGGAGACGCGGCCGAGCGGCTCGCGGTCGTCGACGACATCGCCGTGGCCGCCGCCCTCGTCGGGGTCGCGGACCGCTCGCTCGGTCTCGCCGTCGCCCACGCCCGCGAGCGCACCCAGTTCGGGCGCCCGATCGCATCCTTCCAGTCGGTCGCCCACCGGCTGGCCGACATGTACTGCGCCGTCGAGCTGGCCCGCTCCGGGGTGCTGCTCGCGGCGGCCACCGGCGCCGCGACCGACGCACGGCTGTCGCGCAGGCTCGCGGTCACGACCGCGCCCGACGTCGCGATCTCCGCCGTGCACCTGCACGGCGCGATCGGGCTGACCGGCGAGGTCGCGGTGCACACCGCGCTGCGCCGGGCGCTCGTGCTGCGCGCGCTGCCCCCGCACCCCGACCACGTCCTCGACGCGCTGCGCGGCGATCTGCAGGACCTCGCCGAACGCGCCCGGCGGACGACCTCGATCCCAGGAGCCCAGCCATGA
- a CDS encoding SDR family NAD(P)-dependent oxidoreductase: MVTRSDSRVCLVTGAGRGIGAAVARRLGAAGHRVALAARTASELESVAAELPGPTLTLPLDLTAPEAAETACAAVESRWGHVDVLVLAAGAGTSAPLASTTDEQWEQMLALNLTAPFRLLRRAAPPMADAGWGRVVSIASVAARRGERYISAYTASKHGVLGLVRSAAAELAGTGVTVNAVCPGYVDTPMTDATVAAISARTGRDLAASRAALAAKQPIGRLITAEEVADVVAVCVASGAINGQGIVIDGGGVHS; this comes from the coding sequence ATGGTCACTCGATCAGATTCGCGGGTATGTCTCGTCACCGGGGCGGGGCGGGGCATCGGGGCTGCGGTCGCCCGGCGGCTCGGCGCCGCGGGACACCGGGTCGCCTTGGCCGCCCGCACCGCTTCGGAACTGGAGTCGGTCGCGGCCGAGCTGCCCGGGCCGACCCTCACCCTGCCGCTGGACCTGACCGCACCGGAGGCCGCGGAGACCGCGTGCGCCGCGGTCGAATCCCGCTGGGGGCACGTCGATGTCCTGGTGCTCGCGGCGGGTGCCGGGACGTCCGCACCCTTGGCGTCGACCACCGATGAGCAGTGGGAGCAGATGCTCGCGCTGAACCTGACGGCACCGTTCCGCCTGCTGCGCAGGGCGGCCCCGCCGATGGCCGACGCGGGGTGGGGCCGCGTGGTGTCGATCGCCTCGGTGGCCGCCCGGCGCGGCGAGCGCTACATCAGCGCCTACACCGCCAGCAAGCACGGCGTGCTGGGACTGGTGCGCTCGGCCGCGGCCGAACTGGCCGGGACGGGCGTCACCGTCAACGCCGTGTGCCCCGGGTACGTGGACACGCCCATGACCGACGCCACGGTGGCCGCGATCAGCGCCCGCACCGGCCGCGACCTCGCGGCGTCCCGGGCGGCCCTGGCCGCCAAGCAACCGATCGGCCGGCTCATCACCGCCGAGGAGGTCGCCGACGTCGTGGCCGTCTGCGTCGCCAGCGGCGCGATCAACGGCCAGGGCATCGTCATCGACGGCGGAGGGGTGCACTCGTGA
- a CDS encoding AMP-binding protein: MPTSSLNPSAHIDTFCRDRLPAEEDWPELLFELPELDYPARLNAGSELLDTAIARYGPDRPALRAPAPNPVAWTYGELRDRAAAVAAALTRELGVVPGNRVILHGPNTPWLAAAWLGVLKAGAVAVTTTAMLRSGELATVGGLTRPAVALCDHRFVAELASAGIAGMPIVPFGGAGADDLAVRAARQDPFDDVATSADDVALLACTSGTTGEPKVTMHFHRDVLAIADTFAHHVVALRPDDLVTGTPPFAFTFGLGGLLVFPLRAGAAALLLERATPQELAAHVAENRATVLFTAPTAYRALAGDGRPERLASLRRCVSAGEPLPASVWRDFRAATGIRVIDGIGSTEMLHVFVSAADDDIRPGATGRAVPGYRVDVVDDLGRSAPDGVPGHLVVRGPTGCRYLDGRRQREYVVHGWNRTGDIYVRDADGLFWFQARSDDMIITAGYNVAGPEVEQALLQHPSVADCAVVGTPDAERGHVVTAHVVLRPGETATAAELQAFAKGVIAPYKYPRRIHFADALPRNSTGKLQRSALREAV; this comes from the coding sequence GTGCCGACGTCGTCCCTCAACCCGTCCGCGCACATCGACACCTTCTGCCGGGACCGGCTGCCCGCCGAGGAGGACTGGCCGGAGCTGCTGTTCGAGCTGCCGGAACTGGACTACCCCGCGCGGCTCAACGCGGGCTCGGAACTCCTCGACACCGCGATCGCGCGGTACGGACCGGACCGTCCCGCCTTGCGCGCCCCGGCACCGAATCCCGTCGCGTGGACCTACGGCGAGCTGCGCGACCGCGCCGCCGCCGTGGCCGCCGCGTTGACCCGGGAACTCGGTGTCGTGCCGGGGAACCGCGTGATCCTGCACGGGCCGAACACCCCGTGGCTCGCGGCGGCCTGGCTCGGCGTGCTCAAAGCGGGCGCGGTCGCCGTCACGACGACCGCGATGCTCCGGTCCGGCGAACTCGCCACCGTCGGCGGGCTGACCCGGCCGGCGGTGGCCCTGTGCGACCACCGGTTCGTCGCCGAGCTGGCGTCCGCGGGCATCGCCGGGATGCCGATCGTGCCGTTCGGCGGTGCCGGCGCCGACGACCTCGCGGTGCGCGCGGCCCGGCAGGACCCGTTCGACGACGTGGCGACCTCGGCGGACGACGTCGCGCTGCTGGCCTGCACCTCCGGCACGACCGGCGAGCCGAAGGTCACGATGCACTTCCACCGCGATGTGCTCGCGATCGCGGACACCTTCGCCCACCACGTGGTGGCGCTGCGCCCGGACGACCTGGTGACCGGGACCCCTCCGTTCGCCTTCACCTTCGGGCTCGGCGGGTTGCTCGTCTTCCCGCTCCGGGCCGGTGCCGCCGCGCTGCTGCTCGAACGCGCCACCCCCCAGGAACTGGCCGCGCACGTGGCCGAGAACCGCGCGACGGTGCTGTTCACCGCCCCCACCGCCTACCGCGCGCTCGCCGGGGACGGCCGGCCCGAGCGGCTGGCGAGCCTGCGCCGCTGCGTGTCGGCGGGCGAGCCGCTGCCCGCCTCGGTGTGGCGCGACTTCCGCGCTGCCACCGGAATCCGCGTCATCGACGGGATCGGATCGACCGAGATGCTGCACGTGTTCGTGTCCGCCGCCGACGACGACATCAGGCCCGGGGCCACCGGCCGGGCGGTTCCCGGCTACCGGGTCGACGTCGTCGACGACCTCGGGCGCAGCGCGCCCGACGGCGTGCCGGGGCACCTCGTGGTGCGGGGGCCGACCGGCTGCCGCTACCTGGACGGGCGCAGGCAGCGGGAGTACGTGGTGCACGGCTGGAACCGCACCGGCGACATCTACGTCCGCGACGCCGACGGCCTGTTCTGGTTCCAGGCCCGCTCCGACGACATGATCATCACCGCCGGGTACAACGTGGCCGGGCCGGAGGTGGAGCAGGCGCTCCTGCAACACCCCTCGGTCGCCGACTGCGCGGTCGTCGGCACCCCGGACGCGGAACGCGGCCACGTGGTCACCGCCCACGTCGTGCTGCGGCCGGGGGAAACGGCCACCGCCGCCGAGTTGCAGGCGTTCGCGAAGGGCGTGATCGCCCCGTACAAGTACCCGCGCCGCATCCACTTCGCCGACGCGCTGCCGCGCAACAGCACCGGGAAGTTGCAGCGGTCCGCGCTCCGCGAGGCGGTCTGA
- a CDS encoding acyl-CoA dehydrogenase family protein, whose product MRRGTGRELRAATMDHTADEGLSSVLIDDAARAEFRGRLREWLPEHLPSTPEPDGVEDRFWWRHAWHRTLHSGGWIGVDLPAELGGHGLDVLHRAIVIDELTTADAPPIANWVGVELVAPTLVACGSADQRAEHVPAILDGGSVWCQAFSEPEAGSDLAAVTTRATPDGDGFVLRGRKRWSSWSRFADQVLVLARTGSAEARHKALSCFIVPLSHPGVRVLPVPMLYGDAEESDIVFDDVRVGPGALVGELDRGWSVLMTSLSLARGLSTLTRVGALRRALARLISERIEVCGSAADLPPTEVIALTDFHARTEALRGLAYRKVADLAADGVPGPVASTEKLLWGELSRQVADHAVLLGGLDALAPSGGMATGWLMELYRGIGNAIEGGTSEIQRTTIARHVLGLPA is encoded by the coding sequence GTGCGGCGCGGAACTGGCCGCGAGCTGAGGGCGGCGACGATGGACCACACCGCCGACGAGGGGCTCTCCTCGGTGCTGATCGACGACGCCGCCCGCGCGGAGTTCCGGGGACGGCTGCGCGAATGGCTGCCGGAGCACCTGCCCAGCACCCCGGAACCGGACGGCGTCGAGGACCGGTTCTGGTGGCGCCACGCCTGGCACCGGACGCTGCACAGCGGTGGCTGGATCGGGGTCGACCTGCCCGCCGAGCTCGGCGGGCACGGGCTCGACGTGCTGCACCGGGCCATCGTGATCGACGAGCTCACCACCGCCGACGCCCCGCCGATCGCGAACTGGGTCGGGGTCGAGCTCGTGGCGCCCACCCTGGTGGCCTGCGGCAGCGCGGACCAGCGCGCCGAGCACGTGCCCGCGATCCTGGACGGCGGATCCGTGTGGTGCCAGGCCTTCTCCGAACCGGAGGCCGGTTCGGACCTGGCCGCGGTGACGACCCGGGCCACCCCGGACGGCGACGGTTTCGTGCTGCGCGGACGGAAGCGCTGGAGCAGCTGGTCGCGGTTCGCCGACCAGGTCCTGGTGCTCGCCCGAACCGGCAGCGCGGAGGCTCGGCACAAGGCCCTCTCGTGCTTCATCGTGCCGCTCTCGCACCCCGGAGTGCGCGTGCTGCCCGTCCCGATGCTGTACGGCGATGCCGAGGAATCCGACATCGTGTTCGACGACGTCCGCGTCGGGCCGGGCGCCCTGGTCGGGGAGCTCGACCGCGGCTGGTCCGTGCTGATGACGAGCCTGTCCCTGGCGCGCGGGCTCTCCACCCTCACGCGGGTCGGCGCGCTGCGCCGGGCACTGGCCCGCCTGATCTCCGAACGCATCGAGGTCTGCGGGTCAGCCGCGGACCTGCCGCCGACCGAGGTGATCGCATTGACGGACTTCCACGCCAGGACGGAGGCGCTGCGCGGCCTCGCCTACCGGAAGGTGGCCGACCTGGCGGCCGACGGGGTGCCGGGCCCGGTCGCGTCGACCGAGAAGCTGCTCTGGGGCGAGCTGTCCCGGCAGGTCGCCGATCACGCGGTGCTGCTGGGCGGGCTCGACGCGCTGGCCCCCTCCGGCGGGATGGCCACCGGGTGGCTGATGGAGCTCTACCGGGGGATCGGCAACGCCATCGAGGGCGGCACCAGCGAGATCCAGCGCACCACGATCGCCCGCCACGTCCTGGGACTGCCCGCATGA
- a CDS encoding bifunctional salicylyl-CoA 5-hydroxylase/oxidoreductase codes for MRIAIAGGGPGGLYLAALLAQLGPHDITVWEQNAADDTFGFGVVLSDETLGGIEQADPAVFAAMSERMARWDDIDVHHRGAVSTSGGHGFAAIGRRELLGVLQRRCAELGVTVHYRTRCPDAAVLQADHDLVVAADGVNSAVRAARAADFGARITTGRSRYMWLGTDRVLPAFTFDVVETPCGVVQLHGYPYSDRASTIVVETSEPAWEQLFRDRCTRDPGPGESDLASIELVEELFADRLDGAALLANASRWSRFRTLRTDRWHAGNLVLLGDAAHTAHFSIGSGTKLAMEDALALAACLHEQGDVATALAAYEAERRPVVASTQRAAAASQAWFEDIDRYVGQERQQFAFNLLTRSRRVTHDNLRTRDAAFVENAERWFCGRSAGADPVPPMFTPVRIGGLALPNRVVVSAMDVYSARDGVPGDFHLVHLGGKALGGAGLVMTEMVCVSPTGRITPGCTGLWNAEQETAWRRVVDFVHSSTSSRIGVQLGHSGRKGSTRLMWEGIDEPLDTGGWPVVGPSAIPYSARNAVPHELTADELRGIRDEFAASARAAARCGFDLLELHVAHGYLLSSFVSPLSNRRTDRYGGDLDGRLRFPLEVFDAVREAWPADRPMSVRISATDWHPGGVDADDSVEIARMFAEHGADAIDVSTGQVVREETPEFGRSYQTPFADRIRNAVGRPHDGPAVIAVGAISSWDDVNSILLAGRADLCALGRPHLYDPQWTLHAAAEQDYAGPAAVWPEPFAAGSRRPRTGRTDGPPPRLDLLRSGPVRARHARWNPAGFPPEPAGG; via the coding sequence ATGCGGATCGCGATCGCGGGCGGCGGACCGGGCGGCCTCTACCTGGCCGCCCTGCTGGCGCAGCTCGGCCCGCACGACATCACGGTGTGGGAGCAGAACGCCGCGGACGACACGTTCGGCTTCGGCGTCGTGCTCTCCGACGAGACCCTCGGTGGGATCGAGCAGGCGGACCCCGCCGTGTTCGCCGCGATGTCGGAGCGGATGGCGCGCTGGGACGACATCGACGTGCACCACCGCGGGGCCGTGTCCACCTCGGGCGGGCACGGGTTCGCCGCGATCGGCCGGCGGGAGCTGCTGGGCGTGCTCCAGCGCCGCTGCGCGGAACTCGGGGTCACCGTGCACTACCGCACGCGGTGCCCGGACGCGGCGGTCCTGCAAGCCGATCACGACCTGGTCGTCGCGGCGGACGGGGTGAACTCCGCGGTCCGGGCGGCGCGCGCGGCGGACTTCGGCGCGCGCATCACGACCGGGCGCAGCCGGTACATGTGGCTCGGCACCGACCGCGTCTTGCCCGCGTTCACCTTCGACGTCGTGGAGACCCCCTGCGGCGTCGTGCAGCTGCACGGCTACCCCTATTCCGACCGGGCCTCGACGATCGTGGTGGAGACCTCGGAACCGGCTTGGGAGCAGCTCTTCCGCGACCGCTGCACCCGCGATCCGGGGCCGGGCGAGAGCGACCTGGCGTCGATCGAGCTCGTCGAGGAGCTGTTCGCGGACCGGCTCGACGGCGCCGCGCTGCTGGCGAACGCCTCGCGCTGGTCGCGGTTCCGGACCTTGCGGACCGATCGCTGGCACGCGGGGAACCTGGTGCTGCTCGGCGACGCCGCGCACACCGCGCACTTCTCCATCGGGTCGGGGACGAAGCTGGCGATGGAGGACGCGCTCGCCCTGGCGGCGTGCCTGCACGAGCAGGGGGACGTCGCGACCGCGCTCGCCGCGTACGAGGCGGAGCGGCGACCCGTGGTCGCCTCCACCCAGCGCGCGGCGGCGGCGAGCCAGGCCTGGTTCGAGGACATCGACCGCTACGTCGGCCAGGAACGGCAGCAGTTCGCGTTCAACCTGCTCACGCGCAGCCGCCGCGTCACCCACGACAACCTGCGCACGCGGGACGCCGCGTTCGTCGAGAACGCCGAGCGCTGGTTCTGCGGCAGGAGCGCCGGAGCAGACCCCGTGCCGCCGATGTTCACGCCCGTCCGGATCGGCGGTCTCGCGCTGCCGAACCGGGTCGTCGTCTCGGCGATGGACGTCTACTCGGCCCGCGACGGGGTGCCCGGGGATTTCCACCTCGTCCACCTCGGCGGCAAGGCGCTCGGCGGCGCGGGGTTGGTGATGACCGAAATGGTGTGCGTCTCCCCTACCGGCAGGATCACCCCGGGGTGCACCGGCCTGTGGAACGCCGAGCAGGAGACCGCGTGGCGCCGGGTGGTCGACTTCGTCCACTCGTCGACCTCCTCCCGGATCGGTGTCCAACTAGGACATTCGGGCCGCAAGGGCTCGACCCGGTTGATGTGGGAGGGGATCGACGAGCCGCTGGACACCGGCGGATGGCCGGTGGTGGGGCCGTCGGCGATCCCGTACTCCGCGCGGAACGCGGTGCCGCACGAGCTGACGGCGGACGAGCTGCGCGGCATCCGGGACGAGTTCGCCGCTTCCGCCCGCGCCGCCGCCCGCTGCGGGTTCGACCTGCTGGAGCTGCACGTCGCGCACGGGTACCTGCTGTCGTCGTTCGTCTCCCCGCTGTCGAACCGGCGCACCGACCGCTACGGCGGCGACCTCGACGGGCGGTTGCGCTTCCCGCTGGAGGTCTTCGACGCCGTCCGCGAGGCGTGGCCGGCGGACCGGCCGATGTCGGTGCGGATCTCGGCGACGGACTGGCATCCGGGCGGTGTCGACGCGGACGACTCGGTCGAGATCGCCCGGATGTTCGCCGAGCACGGCGCCGACGCCATCGACGTGTCGACCGGCCAGGTGGTGCGCGAGGAGACCCCCGAGTTCGGCCGGAGCTACCAGACCCCGTTCGCCGACCGCATCCGCAACGCCGTCGGGCGCCCGCACGACGGGCCCGCGGTGATCGCGGTGGGCGCGATCTCCAGCTGGGACGACGTCAACTCGATCCTGCTGGCCGGGCGCGCCGACCTGTGCGCCCTGGGCCGCCCGCACCTCTACGACCCGCAGTGGACCCTGCACGCCGCGGCCGAGCAGGACTACGCCGGCCCCGCCGCGGTGTGGCCGGAGCCGTTCGCGGCGGGTTCCCGTCGTCCGCGGACGGGCCGCACCGACGGGCCGCCGCCACGGCTGGACCTCCTCCGGAGCGGCCCCGTCCGCGCGCGCCACGCCAGGTGGAACCCGGCCGGTTTCCCGCCCGAGCCCGCCGGTGGATGA